The sequence AGTATTTCGTGGGCAAGCTTTCCGTCATCGGTGATAAGCAAAAGTCCGACTGTGTCCTTATCAAGACGTCCTGCAGGGAAAAGTCCCTTTCTTCTCATTTCAGAGGGAATAAGGTCAATAACTGTTTTAGCTTTTTTATCTCTTGCCGCCGAAAGCACACCGGCAGGCTTATTCATCATTATATAAACAAAGCTGCTGTGATTACAGCCCTGTCCGTTTATCTCTATTTTGTCCTTATCCATATCAAAATGCTCTGATGCTTTAATAACAGCCTTACCGTTGACGCTTACCTGACCTGTACGTATTTTGGTCTGGGCTTCGCTGCGGGTAATATTGAGCACGTGGGACACTATTTTATCAAGACGCTGTGTTTTCATATTTTTAAAGGTCCTTTAATTCTTCAGAGTTTAAAAGCTCTTCAAGTAAATTTTGAGTATATTCAATATCCTTTTTTGCAACGCAACAGGAAGAGGTATGGATATTTCGACAGGGAACTGACAGCGCAAGCACCTTACAGCCTCCCGCCGCACTTTGAATTGAGCCTGCATCGTTTCCGCCCAAGGTCATTCTCTTGGTCTGATGCTTTATTCCCTTTTTATCGGCAATTTCACGGGCAAGAGAGGAAAGCTCTACATTGTAAATTGTTGCTCCGTCTGAATTGGAAATTACCGTTCCTTTTCCCAATTCGCAAATTTTCATATGCTCTTCAATTCCCGTAAAATCACAGGCGGTGGTACATTCAACAACAATGGCTACATCGGGGCGCACTGTCTTTGCCGCTATAAAAGCACCTCTTAAGCCTATTTCCTCCATAACGGTAAATGCAAAAACAGTATCATATTTAAGCGGCTTTGAAATAAGGGACATAAGAATATGACAGCCTGCTCTGTCGTCAAGAGCCTTAGCCTTAAGCAAATCGTCCCCAAACTCAATAAAGTCAGACTCGAAAATACAATAATCTCCGGGTGAAACAAGGCTCTCTGCCGCTTTTTTATCCTGCGCACCTATATCTATTCTGAGCTCATTGACGGGAGTAACCTTTTTTCTTTCCTCCGCATTTAAAAGATGTATAGGAGTAAGACCGATACAGCCTCTGACTCTGTTTTTACCTATAAGCACTCGGCTTCCTGGCAAAATACGTTCATCAATTCCGCCCACAGTATCAAATCTTAAAAAGCCGTCGTCGGTAATGCCTGTAATTATAAAGCCGACCTCGTCCATATGGGCGCAAAGCATTATTTTTTTGTCGCCGCCCTCAAGGCCTTTTTTAAAAGCGTATAGGTTTCCCGTGCTGTCTGTCTTAACAGTAATTTGCTGCTCCTTTAAAGCATCGCTTATATATGAACGTACAGCAGACTCATCTCCCGATACGCCTCTTAAATTACATAGGTTATATAAATTATTATTTCCCACAGATACTCTCTCCTTAATTGGTTAGAAATTCCGATAAGAGCGCCGCAGTATATGCTATATCGGCAATATTAAGAGTTTCTACCTGAGTGTGCATATATCTCAGGGGTATTGATAAAAGACCTGCAGGCACTCCTTGCTGTGCCAGAGTAATAGAAGCGCAGTTAGTGCCTGTATTTCCTGCCATAATTTCTTTTTGATAAGGAATTTTTGCTCTTTGAGCAAGCTCTGCAAAGGTGTTGGAAATTTTTGAATTTAAAATAGGCGCATAGCCTATCATAACTCCTTTTCCCATTTCACCCTGCTCT comes from Oscillospiraceae bacterium and encodes:
- a CDS encoding 16S rRNA pseudouridine(516) synthase, with translation MKTQRLDKIVSHVLNITRSEAQTKIRTGQVSVNGKAVIKASEHFDMDKDKIEINGQGCNHSSFVYIMMNKPAGVLSAARDKKAKTVIDLIPSEMRRKGLFPAGRLDKDTVGLLLITDDGKLAHEILAPRKHIFKTYFVRVDKPLEKEDIQAFKNGAVLEDGTLCKSAQLEITGECEGFIKISEGKFHQIKRMFLSVGKSVVYLKRTAMGALCLDEALQEGECRYLTEEEKQLLRENME
- a CDS encoding M42 family metallopeptidase, whose product is MKERVSVGNNNLYNLCNLRGVSGDESAVRSYISDALKEQQITVKTDSTGNLYAFKKGLEGGDKKIMLCAHMDEVGFIITGITDDGFLRFDTVGGIDERILPGSRVLIGKNRVRGCIGLTPIHLLNAEERKKVTPVNELRIDIGAQDKKAAESLVSPGDYCIFESDFIEFGDDLLKAKALDDRAGCHILMSLISKPLKYDTVFAFTVMEEIGLRGAFIAAKTVRPDVAIVVECTTACDFTGIEEHMKICELGKGTVISNSDGATIYNVELSSLAREIADKKGIKHQTKRMTLGGNDAGSIQSAAGGCKVLALSVPCRNIHTSSCCVAKKDIEYTQNLLEELLNSEELKDL